Proteins from a genomic interval of Papaver somniferum cultivar HN1 chromosome 4, ASM357369v1, whole genome shotgun sequence:
- the LOC113271481 gene encoding DNA replication licensing factor MCM2-like: protein MADNSDNPSTPGSAGFSTDRLPPNSETTYSDEEAEVDPRIVPDEPEGENLEEEEDGEDLYNDNFMDDYQPMGEHDHYERVGLDDSMEDERDLDQIMEDRRAAEVELDVRDGDGEDGEDGRRTSRKLPRLLHDQDTDEDISYRRTKRSRARPPEPRSYDDDGTPSSPGRSQGGGHSRDDIPMTDQTDDEPYEDDDDDEGEFEMYRVQGILREWVTRDEVRRLIAKKFKEFLLTYENSRNQQGDFEYIRLINEMVSANKCSLEIDYKQFIYVHPNIAIWLADAPQSVLEVMEDVAKSVVFNLHPNYKNIHQKIYVRITNLPVYDQIRNIRQIHLNTMIRIGGVVTRRSGVFPQLQQVKYDCSKCGSVLGPFFQNSYSEVKVGSCPECQSKGPFTVNIEQTVYRNYQKLTLQESPGIVPAGRLPRYKEVILLNDLIDCARPGEEIEVTGVYTNNFDLSLNTKNGFPVFATVVEANYVTKKQDLFSAYKLTQEDKDEIEKLAKDPRIGERIVKSIAPSIYGHEDIKMALALAMFGGQEKNVEGKHRLRGDINVLLLGDPGTAKSQFLKYAEKTGQRAVYTTGKGASAVGLTAAVHKDPITREWTLEGGALVLADRGICLIDEFDKMNDQDRVSIHEAMEQQSISISKAGIVTSLQARCSVIAAANPIGGRYDSSKTFSQNVELTDPIISRFDVLCVVKDVVDPVLDEMLAEFVVESHSKSRAKGANLDDMPVSNSQADPDASAEPVDPEILSQDMLKKYITYAKLNVFPRLHDADLNKVTEVYAELRRESSHGQGVPIAVRHIESMIRMSEAHARMHLRQHVKQDDVDMAIRVLLDSFISTQKFGVQRALQQSFKKYMTFKKDHNGILIHMLRELVKDALHFEELVNGSTAGLTQIEVKVEELQSKARDYEIYDLKPFFSSPQFSTANFHLDEERGVIKHHLAG, encoded by the exons atggcggatAACTCGGATAACCCATCAACTCCAGGTTCTGCTGGGTTCAGTACAGATCGACTTCCGCCGAATTCTGAAACCACCTATTCCGACGAAGAAGCCGAAGTCGATCCTAGAATCGTCCCAGATGAACCAGAGGGAGAAAAtctcgaagaagaagaggatggagaGGATCTTTACAATGATAACTTCATGGA TGATTACCAACCCATGGGTGAACATGATCACTATGAGCGTGTGGGACTTGATGATTCGATGGAAGATGAGAGAGATTTGGATCAGATTATGGAGGATAGAAGAGCTGCTGAAGTTGAACTTGATGTTAGAGATGGAGATGGTGAGGATGGCGAAGATGGGCGTAGAACTAGTCGGAAGCTTCCTCGTCTTCTACATGACCAAG ACACAGACGAGGATATTAGTTATAGACGTACAAAGAGGTCCAGAGCCAGGCCTCCAGAACCTAGAAGCTATGATGATGACGGTACACCAAGTTCACCTGGAAGATCTCAAGGTGGTGGACACTCAAGAGATGATATACCAATGACTGACCAGACAGATGACGAGCCATATGag gatgatgatgacgatgaaggTGAATTCGAGATGTATCGAGTCCAAGGGATACTGAGGGAGTGGGTTACTCGAGATGAAGTGCGTCGTTTAATAGCTAAGAAATTTAAAGAATTTTTGCTTACATATGAGAACTCAAGAAATCAGCAAGGAGACTTTGAGTACATACGACTTATAAATGAGATGGTATCAG CTAATAAATGCAGCTTGGAGATCGATTACAAGCAATTCATCTATGTTCATCCCAACATTGCCATCTGGCTTGCTGATGCACCTCAGTCTGTTCTTGAGGTTATGGAAGATGTTGCTAAGAGCGTTGTTTTTAATCTACATCCAAACTACAAGAATATTCATCAAAAGATATATGTGCGGATAACCAACTTACCAGTCTATGATCAGATACGTAACATAAG GCAGATCCATTTGAACACCATGATCCGTATTGGAGGAGTTGTAACACGAAGATCTGGTGTTTTCCCCCAGCTGCAGCAAGTGAAGTATGATTGCAGTAAATGTGGGTCGGTTCTTGGACCATTTTTCCAGAATTCGTATTCAGAAGTGAAAGTAGGGTCATGCCCTGAATGCCAATCAAAAGGACCGTTCACCGTCAATATCGAGCAG ACAGTCTATAGAAACTACCAGAAGCTTACACTTCAAGAGAGTCCAGGGATTGTTCCGGCTGGTCGGCTTCCAAGATACAAAGAAGTGATACTCTTAAACGATCTTATTGATTGTGCTCGCCCTGGAGAAGAAATT GAGGTCACCGGCGTATATACAAATAATTTTGATTTATCTTTGAACACAAAAAATGGCTTTCCTGTTTTTGCCACCGTTGTTGAAGCAAACTATGTCACCAAGAAGCAAGATCTTTTTTCTGCTTACAAACTTACCCAGGAAGACAAAGATGAAATTGAGAAGCTGGCCAAGGATCCCAGGATCGGGGAAAGG ATTGTTAAGTCCATTGCACCATCAATCTATGGGCATGAGGACATTAAAATGGCGCTTGCTCTTGCAATGTTTGGAGGCCAAGAGAAGAATGTTGAAGGTAAACATAGATTGCGAGGGGACATAAACGTGCTCCTCCTTGGTGACCCTGGAACTGCCAAATCACAATTTCTCAA GTATGCTGAGAAAACAGGGCAGAGGGCAGTTTACACAACTGGTAAAGGAGCTTCTGCTGTTGGGCTCACAGCAGCAGTGCACAAGGACCCTATAACACGAGAATGGACACTTGAGGGAGGGGCTCTTGTCCTTGCTGATAGAGGGATTTGTCTCATTGACGAGTTTGACAAGATGAATGATCAGGATAG GGTGAGTATCCATGAAGCCATGGAGCAGCAAAGTATTAGCATATCAAAGGCTGGAATTGTCACTTCTCTCCAGGCTCGCTGCTCTGTCATTGCTGCTGCAAATCCGATTGGAGGAag ATATGATTCTTCCAAGACCTTTTCGCAAAATGTTGAATTGACAGATCCTATCATCTCTCGTTTCGATGTCCTCTGCGTTGTTAAG GACGTGGTTGACCCAGTGTTGGATGAGATGCTTGCTGAATTTGTTGTTGAAAGCCATTCCAAGTCACGGGCCAAGGGTGCTAACTTAGATGATATGCCTGTGAGCAATTCCCAAGCAGATCCTGATGCATCTGCTGAACCAGTTGATCCTGAG ATACTTTCGCAAGATATGCTTAAGAAGTATATAACCTATGCCAAGTTGAACGTGTTCCCAAGGTTGCATGATGCTGACTTGAACAAGGTCACAGAAGTTTATGCTGAACTGCGTAGAGAGTCATCG CATGGACAAGGAGTTCCAATAGCAGTGAGGCATATAGAGTCGATGATAAGGATGTCTGAGGCACATGCAAGAATGCACCTAAGACAGCATGTGAAACAGGATGATGTGGACATGGCAATTAGAGTTCTACTTGATTCCTTCATTTCAACACAAAAGTTCGGGGTCCAGAGAGCTTTACAGCAG AGCTTCAAAAAGTACATGACATTTAAGAAGGATCACAATGGTATTCTCATCCACATGCTGCGTGAGCTGGTGAAGGATGCATTGCACTTTGAAGAACTTGTAAATGGGTCTACTGCTGGACTTACCCAGATTGAAGTCAAGGTGGAGGAGTTGCAAAGCAAG GCACGGGATTATGAAATATATGATCTGAAGCCCTTCTTCAGCAGTCCCCAATTCTCTACAGCCAACTTCCACTTAGATGAAGAACGGGGAGTGATAAAACATCACCTTGCTGGATGA
- the LOC113271480 gene encoding calnexin homolog: MDRMKCILVCLVACFFTLQLCVADPIFYESFDESFERRWIVSEKDDYEGVWKHAKSEGHDDYGLLVSEKAKKYAIVKELDEAVSLKDGTIILQFETRLQNGLECGGAYLKYLRPQAAGWIAKEFNNDSPYAIMFGPDKCGSTNKVHFILKHKNPKTGEYVEHHLKFPPSVPADKLSHVYTAIIKPDNDLAILIDGEEKKTANFLKGDDFEPPLIPAKTIPDPDDKKPEDWDERAKIPDPAAVKPDDWDEDAPMEIEDEEAEKPEGWLDDEPEEIDDPEASKPEDWDDEEDGEWEAPKTDNPKCADAPGCGEWKKPMKSNPAYKGKWHAPLIENPNYKGIWKPQEIPNPDYFELEKPDFEPVAAIGIEIWTMQDGILFDNILIAKDEKVAEEYRQKTWKPKFDVEKEKQKAEEAAAGDSDGNLSDFQKKIFEVLYKFANLPFLADYKLKIYDIIEKGEKQPNITIGILVSVALVMLTIFYRILFGGKKTVAKATPEVRPAAGAANPVNNEGSSSGEKEGDKENESEDAAAPRRRATRREN, translated from the exons ATGGATAGAATGAAGTGTATTCTCGTGTGTTTGGTTGCTTGTTTCTTTACATTACAGCTTTGTGTTGCTGATCCT ATATTTTACGAGTCGTTTGACGAGTCGTTTGAGAGGAGATGGATTGTGTCTGAGAAAGATGATTATGAAG GTGTTTGGAAACATGCCAAAAGTGAGGGACATGACGATTACGGACTTCTTGTGAGCGAGAAAGCCAAGAAGTACGCTATTGTGAAAGAACTCGATGAAGCAGTCAGTCTAAAGGATGGTACTATCATCCTGCAGTTTGAGACCCGTCTACAAAATGGACTGGAGTGTGGAGGCGCTTATCTGAAATACCTTCGTCCTCAAGCAGCTGGGTGGATTGCAAAGGAGTTCAACAATGATTCTCCCTACGCAATCATGTTTGGACCTGATAAATGTGGGTCGACGAATAAGGTGCACTTCATCTTGAAGCACAAGAACCCCAAGACTGGGGAGTATGTTGAGCACCATCTCAAGTTCCCACCCTCCGTTCCTGCTGACAAACTATCCCATGTCTATACTGCAATCATAAAACCTGACAATGATTTGGCCATTCTTATCGATGGGGAGGAAAAGAAGACAGCTAATTTCCTTAAAGGGGATGATTTTGAGCCTCCACTTATCCCTGCCAAGACCATTCCTGATCCAGATGATAAGAAACCAGAGGACTGGGATGAGAGAGCCAAAATTCCAGACCCAGCTGCAGTAAAGCCTGATGATTGGGATGAGGATGCACCCATGGAGATCGAAGATGAGGAAGCTGAAAAGCCAGAGGGATGGTTGGATGATGAGCCTGAGGAGATTGATGATCCAGAAGCATCAAAGCCCGAAGATTGGGATGATGAAGAGGACGGTGAGTGGGAAGCACCCAAAACTGATAACCCAAAGTGTGCAGATGCACCTGGTTGTGGTGAGTGGAAGAAGCCAATGAAGAGCAATCCAGCTTACAAAGGAAAATGGCATGCACCACTGATTGAAAATCCAAACTACAAGGGCATCTGGAAGCCACAAGAAATTCCTAACCCTGACTACTTTGAGCTTGAGAAACCTGATTTTGAGCCTGTTGCCGCCATTGGAATTGAGATCTGGACCATGCAAGATGGTATCTTGTTTGATAACATTTTGATAGCAAAAGATGAGAAGGTTGCAGAAGAGTACAGACAGAAAACATGGAAGCCGAAATTCGATGTTGAGAAAGAAAAGCAGAAGGCTGAGGAAGCAGCTGCAGGTGATTCTGATGGTAATCTCTCCGACTTCCAG AAAAAGATATTTGAGGTCCTTTACAAGTTTGCAAACCTTCCTTTCTTGGCTGATTACAAGCTCAAGATATAT GATATTATTGAGAAGGGTGAGAAACAGCCAAATATCACCATTGGTATCCTTGTTTCTGTTGCATTGGTTATGTTGACCATCTTCTATAGAATTCTTTTTGGCGGCAAGAAAACAGTG GCAAAGGCAACCCCAGAGGTTAGGCCTGCTGCTGGAGCTGCAAATCCTGTGAATAACGAAGGAAGCAGCAGTGGAGAGAAAGAAGGAGACAAGGAAAATGAAAGTGAAGATGCTGCTGCTCCTCGCAGAAGGGCCACGAGAAGGGAGAACTGA